A portion of the Lolium rigidum isolate FL_2022 chromosome 1, APGP_CSIRO_Lrig_0.1, whole genome shotgun sequence genome contains these proteins:
- the LOC124684802 gene encoding 17.6 kDa class I heat shock protein 3-like — translation MSLMPWFGGRGDPFSSDLFDPLGASAWPWDAVRRGGDDATAVARTNVDWHENEKEHIFSAEIPGVRKEDVKVEVEDGNVLKISGQKTREEEHKDDAWNRVERSFGSFMRRFRLPENAKAEGIKCTMQDGVLRVVVPKDEDAQKQGNVRSIDIA, via the exons ATGTCGCTCATGCCATGGTTCGGTGGCCGCGGGGACCCCTTCTCCTCCGACCTGTTTGACCCCTTGGGCGCCTCCGCTTGGCCCTGGGACGCCGTGcgccgcggcggcgacgacgccacGGCCGTGGCTCGCACCAACGTGGACTGGCACGAGAACGAGAAGGAGCACATCTTCTCCGCCGAGATCCCCG GGGTGAGGAAGGAGgacgtgaaggtggaggtggaggacgggaACGTGCTGAAGATCAGTGGGCAGAAGACGCgggaggaggagcacaaggacGACGCCTGGAACCGCGTGGAGCGCAGCTTCGGGTCCTTCATGCGGCGGTTCCGGCTGCCGGAGAACGCCAAGGCGGAGGGGATCAAGTGCACCATGCAGGACGGCGTGCTCAGGGTCGTCGTGCCCAAGGATGAGGACGCGCAGAAGCAGGGCAACGTCCGCTCCATCGACATCGCCTGA